A genome region from Hevea brasiliensis isolate MT/VB/25A 57/8 chromosome 9, ASM3005281v1, whole genome shotgun sequence includes the following:
- the LOC110660160 gene encoding probable GTP-binding protein OBGM, mitochondrial codes for MWLRCAKPFCHIEALRKSSKSPWIFLSLFSCSDIPHTKAKCAPLQETRMRDRFMLNAKGGDGGNGCSSFRHSRHDRHGRPDGGNGGRGGDVILQCSPAIWDFSGLHHHVNAGKGGHGASKSMIGTRGEDKVVRVPVGTVIHLLKGELPSAIKNCSKTDLDPWELPGTLHTDQLESHQQSVSKSTYVEKEVEPLDITGGSSAQAKGTAEEFASTKAIQADSAGVEHIHYDVAELTKPGQQIIVARGGEGGWGNVSSPYVSKKAKFGKPGVNRDNAFDPEMSSEDQSCLSCGLPGSEAVLVLELKSIADVGLVGMPNAGKSTLLGALSRAKPRVGHYAFTTLRPNLGKLKFDDFSITVADIPGLIKGAHENRGLGHAFLRHIERTKVLAYVLDLVAGLDGRKGFPPWEQLKDLVLELEHHQDGLSDRPSLVVANKIDEAGAEEVYEELKRRVQGVSIYPVCAVLEEGVPELKAGLRMLMDSGNLQRLSLDKIDCS; via the exons ATGTGGTTACGTTGTGCAAAACCCTTTTGCCACATAGAGGCGTTGAGAAAATCTTCTAAATCTCCATGGATTTTTTTGTCTTTGTTCTCTTGTTCAGACATTCCTCACACAAAAGCAAAGTGTGCCCCTTTACAG GAAACCAGAATGAGAGATCGGTTTATGCTAAATGCTAAGGGAGGTGATGGTGGCAATGGTTGTTCCAGCTTTCGCCATAGTCGGCATGATCGCCATGGCAGACCTGATG GTGGAAATGGTGGAAGAGGTGGTGATGTGATTTTACAGTGCTCCCCTGCAATCTGGGACTTTAGTGGTTTGCACCATCATGTT AATGCAGGAAAAGGGGGTCATGGAGCTTCGAAGAGTATGATAGGAACTCGAGGGGAAGATAAG GTTGTCCGAGTTCCTGTCGGCACTGTAATTCATCTTTTGAAGGGTGAACTTCCATCTGCTATTAAAAACTGTTCCAAAACAGACTTAGACCCCTGGGAACTTCCAGGCACTCTCCATACTGATCAATTAGAATCTCACCAGCAATCTGTCTCTAAGAGCACATacgtagaaaaagaagttgagcCATTGGATATTACTGGTGGCTCATCAGCTCAAGCTAAAGGAACTGCAGAGGAATTTGCAAGCACGAAAGCCATTCAAGCAGATTCAGCAGGTGTGGAACATATACACTATGATGTTGCAGAGTTAACAAAACCAGGTCAGCAAATAATTGTTGCTCGAGGAGGGGAGGGTGGTTGGGGTAATGTGTCTTCTCCATATGTTTCAAAGAAGGCTAAGTTTGGTAAGCCTGGAGTCAATAGGGATAATGCCTTTGATCCTGAAATGTCCAGTGAGGATCAGTCCTGCCTTAGCTGTGGTTTGCCTGGCTCAGAGGCTGTTCTTGTATTGGAACTGAAAAGCATTGCTGATGTGGGCCTTGTTGGAATGCCAAATGCTGGTAAAAGTACTCTTTTGGGAGCTTTATCCAGGGCAAAACCTAGGGTAGGTCATTATGCCTTCACGACTCTTAGACCAAATTTAGGTAAACTGAAGTTTGATGACTTCTCAATCACAGTGGCTGATATTCCAGGACTCATAAAGGGTGCTCATGAGAATCGTGGACTTGGACATGCTTTCCTACGGCACATAGAACGTACTAAGGTTTTGGCTTATGTGCTAGACTTGGTTGCTGGATTAGATGGTAGAAAGGGATTTCCACCATGGGAACAATTGAAAGATTTAGTTTTAGAGCTTGAGCATCATCAAGATGGCCTGTCTGATCGGCCATCCTTGGTTGTGGCGAATAAAATTGATGAGGCAGGGGCTGAAGAAGTGTATGAAGAATTGAAAAGAAGAGTTCAGGGTGTTTCTATATATCCAGTATGTGCTGTCTTGGAGGAAGGGGTACCAGAACTGAAAGCTGGTCTTAGGATGCTTATGGATAGTGGAAATTTGCAGAGACTTAGTCTAGATAAAATTGATTGTTCATGA